The nucleotide sequence CGGCTCCATGCCGTCATGGCCCAGTGGTACGATTCAGCATGCAGCTTCGCAAGTACGCACAAGTTTGGTCAGTACGCACAAAAAGAGAACCATGGCACGGAAGCGCGACGACGACTCGAAGACCAACTGCGCGGTGGAGGCGTCCCTCGGCGTCATCGGCGGGCGCTGGAAGGGCGTGGTGCTGTACTGGTTGTTGAGGGGCACCCACCGCTTCGGCGAGCTGCGCAAGCGGCTGCCGAACTGCAGCCAGCGCATGCTCACCCTGCAGTTGCGCGAGCTCGAAGAAGACGGGCTGGTGAAGCGCACCGTCTACGCCGAGGTGCCGCCACGCGTGGAGTACGAGCTCACCGCCTTTGGACGCTCCCTCGAGCCAGTGCTCCTGGGGCTGCGGGACTGGGGCGAGAAGTACAAGCGCCGGCTGCAGCGCGGCTGATGCGCGTGCCGTGGCCTGCTGATACAGGGGAAGACATGCTGACGATCCTGGGCAAGGAATCATCCATCAACGTGCGCAAGGTGCTGTGGACGTGCCGGCTGCTGGGCGTGCCCTGGCAGCTGGAGCCCTGGGGCAGCGGCGTGCGCGAGCCGAACGTGCCGGAGTTCCTCGCGCTGAATCCGAACGCGCAGGTGCCCGTGCTGCGCGAGGGCGACACGGTGCTGTGGGAGTCGAACACCATCTGCCGCTACCTCGCGGCACGCCAAGGCGACAGCACGCTGCTGCCGGCCGAACCGCTGCGGCGCGCGCGGGTGGAGCAGTGGATGGACTGGCAGGCCACGGAGCTGAATCCCGCGTGGCGTCCCGCCTTCCTGGCCCTGGTTCGCCGCAGCGCCCAGGTGGATGCGAGCGCCGTCGAAGCCAGCACGCGGGAGTGGAATGGCAAGATGCGCATCCTGGAAGACCAGCTGAGCCGGACGGGCGCCTTCGTCTGCGGCGGCGACTTCACGCTGGCGGACGTCGTGCTGGCGCTGTCCGTCCACCGCTGGCGCATGACGCCCATCGCGCATGCGCAGCTCCCGGCCGTCGAGCGCTACCTGCAACGCCTGGAGGCGATTCCCGGCCATGCCGAGTACTGCCGTCCCGGCACGCCCTGACGACACGCTTCAGCGGCAACGCGGGCCCGGGAGGCCGAGCGCGTCGGCCCCCCCGGCTCGGGTGCTCAGTACACCCAGACGCTCTTGGGCGCGAAGGGGAGGGAGCCGACCCACTCGCCAGGCCCGATGGGGTGGGGGCCGCCGTTGCAGTCCTCATTGAGGAACAGCGAGGCGGTGTAGGCGCCGGTGTTGATGGCGGAAACGGCCCGGTCCTCCCAGCCGTGCTCGGGAAGATTCACACACGTCCCTCCGCCGCCCGGCGGCCAGGCCATGACATTCCACACCGCGCCGGTGAAGTCCGGGCCGTCGAACAGACAGAGGACGCCGGAGAAGGGACACGGATTGTCCTCGTCTGCCTGAGCCTCCGCGGGCGTCAACAGCGCCGCGGCGGAGAGCCCCACCGTCATCGCGGCGCCCAGCCCGAGGACCGTGGAACGCTTGAAGCTGCCAAACTGTTGCCGGAACGTGTGCCAGTTCATTCAGGTGTCTCCTCTGCCCAGATGGACGTGTGCTGCCAGTCGATGCTGGCACGGCACGCGAACAACAAACGGGGAGATTCGAACGGGGCGCGGCATCCATACTGTGGTGAACGCCCCGGATCTATTGTCCTGACAAACTTTCAACCGGATTGCTATTGCAGTTGTCTGGCGGTGGGGCTCACGGCAGGGCGGCCACCCAGCGCACGAAGTCCATGCTGGTGACGAGGCCCACCACCATGCCCGCCGAGTCCACCACCGGTGCGCGATGCACGCTGGCGCGGGCCATCACTCCGGCGGCCTCCGGGAGGGAGGAGCCCGCCTGGACGACGACGATGCCCTTGGTCATGACATCCGCGGCCGTGGTAGCGGCCTCCACGTCCTGCTCGGAATCGGCGTCGCTCGGGTCCTCGCCGTCGCCGCCATCCATCTGCCAGCGCACCAGGTCCGTCTTCGACACCAGGCCCAGCACCCGGCCCGTGTCGTCCACCACGGGGGCGCCGCTGATGCCGCAGTCGAGCAGCACATCCGCCACGGCCTGCAGCGGCATGTCGTAGGGCACCGTCACCACGTTGCGCGTCATCACCTCCTCCACGGTGCACAGCCTCGGCGCGGGCAGCGCGTCGGGGCGCGCGTCGAACCGGGGAAGACCGGGGATGGACTGGGGCTGAGCGATGGATTGCATGGCGTGCTCCTTCACGGCGGGCCAGGGACGGCGCGTCATCCACCACGGCGACGGGCCTGTCTGGCACCTCCTTCATCCACTGCGGGAATCGTGCCGGGCCCTTCTCCCCTGGGGGCGGCCTCCGGGGTGCGCAGGTCATGCGTTCCGGAGCGCAGCGCCGCAGATGCTGCGGGAAGGCGTCGCCGCCTCAGTGGGGAACGGGCTCGCCCTTCATGGCCGGCAGCAGCAGGTGGGCCCACAGCAGCGTGGCGGCGAGGAAGCACGCCGCGGCCAGGCCCATCCACAGGAAGTAGTGCGCGGGCGCGAGCGCCATCAGCCCGCGCGCCACCACCGCCACGCCCAGCAGGCCGCCCATGGTGCCCACCTGCCAGGGGCGCCCGAGAAGCTGCGCCGGCCTTCCGCCGTGCGAGAGCACCACGTGCACCGACACCGCCAGGGCCATCACCGCGAAGCCTCCGAGGAACACCACGTGCAGCCCCGCCGTGCGCCAGAGCGGCTCGATGGCCACCACCGCGTAGCCCGCGGGCACCAGCCAGGCCGACAGCCAGATGAGCCAGCGGTGCAGGCCCGGCTGCGAGGGCGGACGCCAGAGCGCCGTCGGGCCCACCAGCGCCGCCGCCACCACCGCCGCGCGCACGCCGTGCCCCAGCCGCGAGGACACCCCCTGCTCCAGCACGAAGGAGAGCGCGAAGAGGCCCGCCGCCGCCAGGTGCAGTCCCTGGAGCAGCCGCCGCTCCGCGCCCGTCTCCACCTTCGGAGGCTGGCCATGCAGGAACATGGGCAGCAGCATCCCGCCCACGCCCAGCACCAATCCAGTGAAGAGCCCCTGCGTCAGCAGCGCCGAGCCGAGCGCGTGCTGCCAGCCCATCCCGAACGCGGGCAGCAGCGAGCCCACGAGCCCGAGCCCCACCGAGATGGGCACCCACACCATCCCCTCCGGGATGCCCAGGCCGCCTCCGGGCCGCAGCACACGCGGCAGCACGAAGCCCAGCAGCAGGGCCAGCATGGCCACGAAGAAGCCCTGCGAGACTGCCCACGCCCCGGCCCACGCGCAGGCCGTCACCGCCACGGGCAGCAGCAGGGCCAGCGCCAGCTGCCAGAGCGCGGGCCCCTCCGTGCGCGTGCGGCGCGGGATGAAGGTGAAGAGGAAGCCCAGGGCGAAGCACATCATGAAGCCCTGCACCTGCGTCAGCGCATGGAAGGCCGCGCGCCAGCCCACGTCCAGCCCCACCGCGTACAGCAGCCAGTGGCCCACGCCCGCCCAGCCGAGCAGCGCGCCCAGGGGGAAGAGCAGGCGGTAGGGCTCCCGGCGGAGCGTGGCAAGGCGAGGCGAGGGGCTGGCGGGCGTGGGGCTCATGGCTGCATTCCTCGGCGGGCGCGCAGCTCCGCGCGCAGGGCCTGTTGCTCCTGGGGCGCCAGCATGCGGCTGGCCAGGGGAAAGAGGACGCGCTCCTCCAGCTGGAGGTGGGTCTCCATCAGCTGGGTCAGGGTCTCGGTGGGCTCGCGCAGGGCGGAGAGCGGGGTGGGCCGCGAGGCCGCGGGGGCCTCCAACTGCCGCCACCGCGCCACCAGCCTCTCCACCCGCGTGTCGATGACGCGATGCTGCGCCTGCATGGCCTCCAGGGCTTCACGGGCCTCCGGGGGCAGCGGCAGCGCACGCAGGCGGGGGGCGAGCGAGAGGTCCTCGTCCGCCACGTGCTTGTCCAGGCCGAGCGTGAAGTAGCGCACCAGGCGCCGGGCGGCGTCCGCCACCTCCTCGTCGCGGGCGCCGTCCGCCTCCGCCAACCGCTGCCCCATTGCGAGGAAGGTGCGGATGCGGCCGTGGCAGTCCCGCAACATGTCGAAGGGCGTCTCGGGGGCGGTGGGGGACGCGGCCGTG is from Pyxidicoccus xibeiensis and encodes:
- a CDS encoding glutathione S-transferase family protein translates to MLTILGKESSINVRKVLWTCRLLGVPWQLEPWGSGVREPNVPEFLALNPNAQVPVLREGDTVLWESNTICRYLAARQGDSTLLPAEPLRRARVEQWMDWQATELNPAWRPAFLALVRRSAQVDASAVEASTREWNGKMRILEDQLSRTGAFVCGGDFTLADVVLALSVHRWRMTPIAHAQLPAVERYLQRLEAIPGHAEYCRPGTP
- a CDS encoding NnrS family protein yields the protein MSPTPASPSPRLATLRREPYRLLFPLGALLGWAGVGHWLLYAVGLDVGWRAAFHALTQVQGFMMCFALGFLFTFIPRRTRTEGPALWQLALALLLPVAVTACAWAGAWAVSQGFFVAMLALLLGFVLPRVLRPGGGLGIPEGMVWVPISVGLGLVGSLLPAFGMGWQHALGSALLTQGLFTGLVLGVGGMLLPMFLHGQPPKVETGAERRLLQGLHLAAAGLFALSFVLEQGVSSRLGHGVRAAVVAAALVGPTALWRPPSQPGLHRWLIWLSAWLVPAGYAVVAIEPLWRTAGLHVVFLGGFAVMALAVSVHVVLSHGGRPAQLLGRPWQVGTMGGLLGVAVVARGLMALAPAHYFLWMGLAAACFLAATLLWAHLLLPAMKGEPVPH
- a CDS encoding peptidase inhibitor family I36 protein, with the translated sequence MNWHTFRQQFGSFKRSTVLGLGAAMTVGLSAAALLTPAEAQADEDNPCPFSGVLCLFDGPDFTGAVWNVMAWPPGGGGTCVNLPEHGWEDRAVSAINTGAYTASLFLNEDCNGGPHPIGPGEWVGSLPFAPKSVWVY
- a CDS encoding CBS domain-containing protein, whose product is MQSIAQPQSIPGLPRFDARPDALPAPRLCTVEEVMTRNVVTVPYDMPLQAVADVLLDCGISGAPVVDDTGRVLGLVSKTDLVRWQMDGGDGEDPSDADSEQDVEAATTAADVMTKGIVVVQAGSSLPEAAGVMARASVHRAPVVDSAGMVVGLVTSMDFVRWVAALP
- a CDS encoding winged helix-turn-helix transcriptional regulator, which codes for MARKRDDDSKTNCAVEASLGVIGGRWKGVVLYWLLRGTHRFGELRKRLPNCSQRMLTLQLRELEEDGLVKRTVYAEVPPRVEYELTAFGRSLEPVLLGLRDWGEKYKRRLQRG
- a CDS encoding hemerythrin domain-containing protein gives rise to the protein MLVPLRLATAASPTAPETPFDMLRDCHGRIRTFLAMGQRLAEADGARDEEVADAARRLVRYFTLGLDKHVADEDLSLAPRLRALPLPPEAREALEAMQAQHRVIDTRVERLVARWRQLEAPAASRPTPLSALREPTETLTQLMETHLQLEERVLFPLASRMLAPQEQQALRAELRARRGMQP